In Capsicum annuum cultivar UCD-10X-F1 chromosome 7, UCD10Xv1.1, whole genome shotgun sequence, one genomic interval encodes:
- the LOC107878196 gene encoding pentatricopeptide repeat-containing protein At2g15690, mitochondrial produces MASLSSLPGTANSIFSSNTHLKFRLSPSKLLFPPLCAAPYDRNTTTSSPPHQYRRNNNRYSPQSRPRRNNKQDYRRTNPPIEKESGPVTLSPISAADVNLMTLCNEGKIDQVIEYISLGVAADFRVFETLLSYCTKLASSDVGEKVHELLLRSPWSNNIELNGKLVEMYVKNGSMRSARKVFDKMLERKLELLHLMISGYAETGDGEGGLRLFEQVRKLRLLEPNVDTFLVVLSACASMGAVKQGFMYFELMKKEYGIVPSVEHYLGVIDVLGKSGHLNEALEFLEDMPIEPTKQVWETVINFARIHGDIELEDHTNELLVRLDSSRNMTDKTPAPFQKRHSEFNMLEGKDRANEFKSTIPHRADAYEKLKGLSGQMRDAGYVPDTRYVLHDIDEAAKEQALMYHSERLAIAYGLISTPARTTLRIIKNLRICGDCHNAIKIMSKIVGRELIVRDNKRFHHFRDGKCSCNDYW; encoded by the coding sequence ATGGCGTCTCTCTCCTCCCTCCCTGGAACGGCTAACTCCATCTTCTCCTCCAACACCCACTTGAAATTCCGTCTTTCACCTTCGAAACTGCTTTTCCCACCCCTCTGCGCTGCCCCATACGACCGAAACACCACCACTTCTTCCCCGCCACACCAGTATCGCCGTAACAACAACCGTTACTCTCCACAATCAAGACCTCGCCGGAACAACAAGCAAGATTACAGAAGAACCAATCCTCCTATTGAAAAAGAATCTGGCCCAGTTACATTGAGCCCCATCTCAGCAGCTGATGTTAACTTGATGACTCTCTGCAATGAGGGTAAAATTGATCAAGTAATCGAGTACATTTCCCTAGGCGTTGCCGCTGACTTTCGTGTTTTTGAGACATTGTTGAGCTATTGTACTAAACTTGCGTCTTCGGATGTTGGGGAGAAGGTGCATGAGCTATTATTGCGTTCCCCTTGGAGTAACAATATTGAATTGAATGGTAAGTTGGTGGAAATGTACGTTAAGAACGGAAGCATGAGGAGCGCCAgaaaagtatttgataaaatgcttgaaagGAAGTTGGAGTTATTGCACTTGATGATTAGTGGGTATGCTGAAACTGGAGATGGGGAGGGTGGTTTGCGTTTGTTTGAGCAGGTGAGAAAACTTAGGCTGTTGGAGCCCAATGTGGACACTTTTTTGGTGGTTCTTTCGGCTTGTGCTAGTATGGGGGCTGTGAAACAAGGATTTATGTATTTTGAGCTAATGAAGAAAGAGTATGGGATTGTTCCCAGTGTTGAGCATTATTTGGGGGTCATTGATGTTTTGGGAAAATCTGGGCATTTGAATGAAGCGCTAGAGTTTCTTGAAGACATGCCTATTGAGCCTACAAAACAAGTATGGGAGACCGTCATAAATTTTGCACGAATTCACGGGGATATCGAACTTGAAGATCACACAAACGAGCTGCTCGTTAGGTTAGATTCTTCCAGAAATATGACTGATAAGACCCCTGCACCGTTTCAGAAGAGGCATTCTGAGTTTAATATGCTTGAGGGTAAAGATAGAGCTAATGAGTTCAAGAGCACAATCCCACATAGAGCAGATGcatatgaaaaattgaaaggCTTAAGCGGGCAGATGAGGGATGCTGGTTATGTACCTGACACGAGGTATGTTCTTCACGATATTGATGAGGCGGCTAAGGAGCAAGCGCTGATGTATCATAGTGAGCGATTGGCTATTGCATATGGTTTAATTAGTACTCCGGCAAGAACAACTCTTAGGATCATCAAGAACCTCCGGATATGTGGTGACTGTCACAACGCCATTAAGATCATGTCAAAGATTGTTGGGAGAGAGTTGATTGTCAGAGATAACAAGCGTTTTCATCATTTCAGAGACGGTAAATGCTCTTGCAATGACTACTGGTGA
- the LOC107878197 gene encoding thiamine phosphate phosphatase-like protein, producing MFGTNVVIVFDFDRTLIDDDSDRWVVHNMGLTHFFNNLRLILPWNALMDRMMEELHSQGKTVEQIAECLKHVPLHPRTISAIESAHDLGCDLKIVSDANQFYIETILKHHRLDRCFSEIITNPTMVDGDGRLRIFPYHDMASFCGCNLCPPNLCKGLVIEKIRASRSEKEKSRFIYLGDGRGDYCPTLKLDRRDYVMPRKGFPLWDRLLSNPNLLKAECHEWSNGEELESILIQLIEKICKE from the exons atgttCGGGACAAATGTGGTGATCGTATTTGATTTTGATCGAACCCTGATTGACGATGATAGTGATAGATGGGTCGTACACAATATGGGACTCACCCATTTCTTCAACAACCTCCGACTAATTTTACCTTGGAATGCTCTCATG GATAGGATGATGGAGGAGCTACATTCACAGGGTAAAACAGTTGAGCAGATAGCTGAATGTTTGAAGCACGTTCCGTTGCATCCTCGAACAATTTCAGCCATAGAATCAGCTCATGATCTTGG GTGTGACTTAAAAATAGTTAGTGATGCCAATCAGTTTTACATCGAGACTATATTGAAACATCACCGATTAGACCGATGTTTCTCGGAGATCATTACTAACCCAACTATGGTAGATGGAGACGGTAGACTGAGGATCTTTCCTTATCATGATATGGCGTCTTTTTGTGGTTGTAATCTATGCCCTCCTAACTTGTGCAAG GGTCTTGTTATTGAGAAGATCCGAGCTTCCAGGTCTGAGAAAGAGAAATCAAGATTCATATATCTTGGTGATGGGAGAGGTGACTACTGCCCAACCTTGAAGCTTGATAGAAGAGACTATGTGATGCCAAGGAAGGGCTTTCCATTGTGGGATCGCCTGCTGAGTAATCCAAATCTTTTGAAAGCAGAGTGTCATGAATGGAGCAATGGAGAAGAACTAGAAAGCATCCTAATCCagcttattgaaaaaatatgcaAGGAATag